The sequence below is a genomic window from Ipomoea triloba cultivar NCNSP0323 chromosome 2, ASM357664v1.
TTGTTAAAGCCTCCAATTTATcatcaaatcaaaattatttttaaaaaaaattgttcatgaccatcaaaattaaattctttttattcataTGAATGCGGAATTTAGTAAATAATTTCTTCAAAATACcctttcaaataatattaaaaaaaaggatACAAAATGAACACATTATTATTTCACACGCACATTGATTGATACACACCAATACATAATAGTCTAAAActattatgtatatttaatctaggcgctagctagctagctaggaagTGGCATGGGCGTGGAGCGTGGTGGCATTATACTTGGAGAACGAGAAGTGGAGGGAGTTAACACCGAAGCCTATCCCCAAACGGTTGTACCCATCCTTTTGTATCAACCCCACGGGGTAGCAAACGGGCGTGCGGGGTACTGGGATTGTTACACAATAAGAGATCTTATATCCCGACCACTCTTTCTTCACCTGGAATAAGACGCCGGCGGCGCCGGCGTTTGGATCCGTCGTGATGTATTTCTGGAACATATTGACGTCAGCTAATCCCCAAAAGATCTCTTGGATACATAACAACCCCGCGGCGGAGACGGGGAAACGGACGGTGTAAGAAATGCCTTCCGTGATGACGTTGCCGGCCGTCACGTTGGCGGGGGTGTTGAAGATGATGGGCCAGCCCAGGAGGGCCGTGGAGTTGGAGAATATGTTGCACTGAACGACGTCGTGTGGGCAACCTGTGGTTCGGTTCTTGATGTCTATTAGGCATAGTCCGGGCTGGAAGATGAAAACGTTGGAGAGGGCGTAGTATGGTAGCCCTAGTTGAACCTCCTTGCCTTCAATGTCGACCACAGAcgctgaagaagaagaagaagaagaagaagaagaagggaggTTTCTTGATGGGAAGGCAAAGGGGACGAAAGTTAAGGAGACGAAAAGGAGCAGAAGAGCCTTCATTTTGGTGCGAGCTGATCGAGTGCTCTGTTATAGTAGAAGGTTCGCATTTATAGCCACGGCCCACGGACAGctcaattattgtttttttttttatatgtatataattcgAAGGTACTATATATGGTTAGATAGGTACGTCGGTTAATATAATCTTGAAATTGGTCCTATTAATTTACAGATCGGAGTCGATGGAGTATCTCGTGAAATGTTATCAGAAAAGACTACAGTTCGGATCGTAcatttcaatcattttaatATCAATTTACATTTCTTCATCGACTATATCTGTCTTGCTGCACCTTACTAATCCAAAGTACGTATATATATTCATCTGATCTTCAATGCGAGGTGTACAATCGCTTTCTACATGTTGAGAAATATGGTCCCGAAATGATGAGTTTACGATGTCCTTTTACCACGTTCTATTAACAATTCAATTAAGTTTGTTTTTCACATCAACTCATCGAAAAGAAAATTACATAATAGAATCTAAGATATAGTTCATAGATTTAGAGACAAGTTCATAGAATCTAagatacattaaaaaaaaaaaaaaaaaaaaaaagaagacaaaaacccCATGAAAGAGTAAATTAGAGCCCAAAATTTTTGGGTGAGAGAGTATTAGCTCTCTAACCAttaaaaactctttatttcGTGTAGTGTGGTTCAAGTTATACTCCTAGGCTGCGGGCTGCAACATGCATCGTACTGGTAGGACTTAGGAGTGGTACGGTAGCTCACTTGGGATACATGATTTTCTACTGTGAAGATTGTCTTGCCGTGAAATTAGTCCTCCGATTTTCTCCTCCACTAATACTATCAAATTGTGCCTGGCTGTAAAAGGCGTGTAAATTTCTCCTTAGTGAACAAGATATTTACATGGAGCTCATGATTTAGTTTCGATAAAATTTACCGAATTTAAAATACATGACAGGAGAAGACAATGAGATGATTGAGAGCACAAGAATGAATCTTTAAAAAGCAGACTGAGATTCGTGAGAAATCgtaaacattttgaaattcatCTTTTTCCCTGTGACGGGAAACAAGGAAAAAACAATAGTAGAACCCAAACTTGCAAATCCCTAGGAAGAACAGGATTCTAGTGAGCCACCACCCACCCTAATGATGATAAACAGTTAATCAGACACACTCCCAATCCTTTTACATAATAatccaaaatcaaaatataaactCTGCAAGTGAATATATAATATGGCCACCGCCAACTATAGATTCATCAAAATGTTCAGGACCGAATGGGAAGGAGTACAAGTAACCGAATCATCGCAAAATGCATCAGAGACAACAAAGCAGCCAGCCACTGAACCTACACACCACTTGGAGCAGACTCCGATTCTGACTTGTCTGTTTCCATTGGCTCAGTGGCAGAAGTTGCTTCGGCTCCGGCTCCCTCGCCCGTATTTTCATTGGGGTTCGGGCCCTCTCCACCTTGAGAATGTTTCTCACTGCTTTGGGAAGTTTGTGGTGATGATGGTTCAGTAGTGGTAGGCTTGGCTGGCTTGGGTTTCGTCATTATAGGCCTGCAAAGCCTGTAGAGATGAAGCAGAAGAAATCAGTGAATTGATGATGGTCCACACATGATAAAAGATGATGGAAGAAAATCATGCATATTGCACATATTGagaaacaaatttgaacaacCACCCCTCattaattcatatatacaaGAAAGGCATCCACGTAATGCTATTACTGATATAACAGTACCTATCAACAGCTTCAGCCTTCTTTCTGATATCAGCAGACAAAAGAACAGGTGTGGCATACTTTGGAAGCGCATCCTGTTGCTGCTTTTTCTCTCTCAACCAAGCCTCAGCTTCAACACACTCATTCATGACCTAAAACAGATAGATAATTTAACCATCAAATACTAGGCACCAATTTCAGAATAAGGAAAAAGCACAATAATGGAGGAAGAAATACAGTGTTTGCTCACCTTCTGCTTGTCTGCTAATTCAATGTGCTCAAACTTTACATCATTTGACATTGCAGCCTCTCTGTAACTATTGATGCAATAGACTAGTTGATCAATGACAGTACCCCTATCCGTATACTCCTTGTAACGCTCTTCAATGGGATCACCTTGCTGCAAATCACAAACCAAATGTCATCTTGTCAAACATATACTCAACAAACAATaatgaaaaaagaataagatAAGCAGCCAAGATATAGAACAACTCAGTGG
It includes:
- the LOC116010024 gene encoding uncharacterized protein LOC116010024, whose amino-acid sequence is MKALLLLFVSLTFVPFAFPSRNLPSSSSSSSSSSASVVDIEGKEVQLGLPYYALSNVFIFQPGLCLIDIKNRTTGCPHDVVQCNIFSNSTALLGWPIIFNTPANVTAGNVITEGISYTVRFPVSAAGLLCIQEIFWGLADVNMFQKYITTDPNAGAAGVLFQVKKEWSGYKISYCVTIPVPRTPVCYPVGLIQKDGYNRLGIGFGVNSLHFSFSKYNATTLHAHATS